The nucleotide sequence CAGGGCAAAGGAACTCACATTCACTGGCATCGTTGAACTGGAACCTTACACATCCCTCAGGACATGTGTAGAATACATTGTCTTCTTCAGAATCAAGACGTAACTGAAGGTTCTTGAACAGTTTCTTTTTTTCCTTTGCAAGATGGGACTCAATGTCACTAAGATCGAGCTGCCACAGGTAAGTAAGCCAACCACTGCTGGAATCACGTTCCCTTCTGCAAATTGCAAGCTTGTTCTCATTCATGATGAAAAGTGTTCTCCTGACAATGTTAAGCATAACACCGGTTGCTTCGGCTATCTGCTCGTCAGTGACCTCGCCCTCAGGCATCTTCTCGATCATCTCGAGCCCCTCTTCACCCATTAATTGTATCAGATATCCGCGGACAACTGGATCATTTAAATCTATCAATAGTATCACCTTTCAAGTAAGATAGTGTGTATAAGTAGATAGTATGAATAAATATTATTTTAAGGTAGGACTCTTGGGTATTTTGTTATTTATAGCTAATCCATAACTGCATGCCATAAAATTCATGCATC is from Methanococcoides sp. AM1 and encodes:
- a CDS encoding transcription factor — encoded protein: MIDLNDPVVRGYLIQLMGEEGLEMIEKMPEGEVTDEQIAEATGVMLNIVRRTLFIMNENKLAICRRERDSSSGWLTYLWQLDLSDIESHLAKEKKKLFKNLQLRLDSEEDNVFYTCPEGCVRFQFNDASECEFLCPACGEDLMFEDNSPMVEKLTKRLDEIKNSNP